The stretch of DNA GCCGAGACGATTGTTCTTAGCTTTGCCGGTGCTCTGTTGGGAATCGTGATAGGTCTATCTAGCTTGCCGATGTACCGAACGATGATTTGGTTCGTCAAACGAAGCTTGCCTGACAAGTTCGCTGCATTACCGGCCGCCATTCGTGAAGCGGAACCGTCGATTGTCTACTGGACGATTCCATTGGCCGTTGTGATTGCGGTCTCGGTGGGATTGATCAGCGGACTCTATCCGGCAATGCGAGCGGCCAAGATGAACCCAATCGAAGCACTTCGCCACGAATAGTGACGTGCCGAGTGGGCACTGCAAGAATTGCCGCTAAAGAAGCGGCAGTCGTCTTTGCGAGTTTCTAGCGATCTCGCAGCAATCCAATGTGATTGCGCGTCGCGAGCCGCGGCTCGCGCGACTGGGCCAGTTGCGAAACAAACCGTTTCTAAACGTCAATCATTTCGCGAATCCAGGTTGGCCGTGGATTCTTCTTGCCTTTGCGATCGGCCTTTAGATACTCGGCAACGTACCGCACTGGGGTTCGCGATTCAGGGACCTTGAAGCGGTCACCCTTTTGCAAGATCGGTCGGTACTCGTCCATCCGGCCAAACATGCGAGTGCCCGCCGCTTGGCAGGGAAACCATGTTCCGTTGCCTTGCGAATCTTCTAGGTAAAACTCGGGATAACAATGGTCCGGAATCCATACCATTCGAGCTGGGATGCGAAGGTTTCGGCAGATTGCCACGAACAGACTCGTTAGATCTTCGCAGTCGCCTTTGCCATCTTTCAACGCGTCGGATGCGTTTCGAATCGGCCCTTCTACGTATTCCACTTCTTTGCGAACAAAGTCGTAGATTTGCTCAACGCGATCCCAGTCGTTTTCCGCTTCGCGTTCACCGAGTTCGCGCGACACTTTTCTGATGCGACCGTTTGATGCATCAATGTGAGGGCTGTTGCCGATGTAGATTTTCTCATCGCGCGATAGCCGTTTGGGGATGACAAGATCGTCGATCTGTTCGGGCGGCAGGATGCGAGTGCGCTCGATGTCAAACTCAAACGAAATTTCGTTCGTGCTCCCGGCCGGGACGCTCGCCATCTGGACAAGGACCTGTTTGGCACCGCCGACAAGCTCTTTCACTTCCCAGCCGGTGATTCCGTTGTCGATCGTCTGGTTGATGGGGGTCAGTTTTTGCTCAGGCCATTCCATCGGCACAACGAAGGTAGCGAACACGTTCGTACACGTGACCGGAGTGTTGAACGATAAGCCAAACTTCCAACGCTGAGTCTGCGGACCCTCATAGGTCAATCGGGACGCCGCAGGTTCGCCG from Rubripirellula amarantea encodes:
- a CDS encoding transglutaminase-like domain-containing protein, which encodes MTSPHHSDIEPIAPQPSLGRRALLSQLGSLCALATLSQRCFAAPDDDDTTGEPAASRLTYEGPQTQRWKFGLSFNTPVTCTNVFATFVVPMEWPEQKLTPINQTIDNGITGWEVKELVGGAKQVLVQMASVPAGSTNEISFEFDIERTRILPPEQIDDLVIPKRLSRDEKIYIGNSPHIDASNGRIRKVSRELGEREAENDWDRVEQIYDFVRKEVEYVEGPIRNASDALKDGKGDCEDLTSLFVAICRNLRIPARMVWIPDHCYPEFYLEDSQGNGTWFPCQAAGTRMFGRMDEYRPILQKGDRFKVPESRTPVRYVAEYLKADRKGKKNPRPTWIREMIDV